A window of the Vanessa cardui chromosome 27, ilVanCard2.1, whole genome shotgun sequence genome harbors these coding sequences:
- the LOC124541278 gene encoding uncharacterized protein LOC124541278, which yields MKAACVLLTVIIVVAIMAVCVMVKFATDITVEERKRDYLPGTGVYHVAKSIAIPLNEVKNYPIAERFPYVAAIARNSSRTWTFSCFASVVLVKWVVTSGHCRHKGATHRVLLLNDFAQNVTRSFPILFWRIHEKFHINNTAPLYDIAVAKFNVDDYPFSIKPSVFDESSVDTCEASIWKTVSTMDRRVYLINDFDKLQVKITSAADCHESFGVDLNESMICIDLTKYDDCFIHEFGPLYNGDKLVGILARKPRDCDVKFAIFTNVSYYSNWILKLTHTTSYG from the coding sequence ATGAAAGCCGCTTGTGTCCTCTTGACCGTTATAATAGTGGTGGCCATTATGGCTGTGTGCGTGATGGTTAAGTTCGCCACTGACATCACAGTGGAGGAAAGGAAGAGGGATTACTTGCCGGGAACTGGAGTGTACCACGTCGCGAAGTCGATCGCAATCCCGTTGAACGAAGTCAAGAATTACCCAATCGCTGAGAGATTCCCCTACGTCGCTGCGATTGCTCGGAATTCATCTCGAACCTGGACGTTTTCCTGCTTCGCGAGTGTCGTGCTAGTCAAATGGGTCGTCACTTCCGGTCACTGCAGACATAAAGGGGCAACACATCGTGTCCTACTATTAAACGACTTCGCTCAGAACGTTACGCGATCTTTTCCAATTTTGTTTTGGAGGATTCATGAGAAATTTCACATAAACAACACCGCACCGTTGTACGACATAGCGGTCGCTAAGTTTAATGTAGACGATTATCCGTTTTCAATAAAGCCTTCGGTATTCGACGAGAGCTCAGTTGATACTTGCGAAGCCAGCATCTGGAAGACAGTTTCCACGATGGACAGACGCGTTTATCTCATCAATGATTTCGACAAATTGCAAGTTAAAATAACATCGGCGGCCGATTGCCATGAGAGTTTTGGTGTCGATTTGAATGAGAGCATGATTTGTATCGATTTGACGAAGTACGACGACTGCTTTATACACGAATTCGGTCCGTTGTACAATGGCGACAAGTTGGTGGGGATTTTGGCGCGAAAGCCGAGGGATTGCGACGTGAAGTTCGCGATATTCACGAACGTATCGTACTACTCCAATTGGATCTTAAAATTGACGCACACGACGTCATATGGGTag